The following coding sequences lie in one Apium graveolens cultivar Ventura chromosome 3, ASM990537v1, whole genome shotgun sequence genomic window:
- the LOC141710565 gene encoding heavy metal-associated isoprenylated plant protein 36-like, with protein MDPYANMGCVLKISPNCEACKMKVMEVVGSICGLYNISIDAHRGIADISGQVDPNMLLYALAKAGQHAELLRVKLQHPSISYNNNSYYGLGMADMYGMASPYGSHYHQPYPIHDPYWYSRNIHDPYDYSHQANYHRRYPYRSTSSFGFAPIRNGCCHRVY; from the exons ATGGATCCCTATGCAAACATG GGTTGTGTTCTGAAAATCAGTCCCAACTGTGAAGCATGCAAGATGAAGGTGATGGAAGTTGTCGGCTCCATTTGTG GCCTTTACAATATATCAATAGATGCCCATAGAGGTATTGCAGATATATCAGGACAAGTAGATCCAAATATGCTGTTGTATGCATTAGCCAAAGCAGGACAACACGCAGAGCTGCTTCGAGTTAAGCTTCAACATCCATCCATAAGTTACAATAACAATTCATACTATGGTTTAGGCATGGCTGATATGTATGGTATGGCTTCGCCCTACGGTAGCCATTATCATCAGCCCTATCCAATCCATGATCCGTACTGGTATTCGAGGAATATACACGATCCTTATGACTACTCTCATCAAGCAAATTATCACCGTCGTTATCCCTACCGTAGTACTTCTAGCTTTGGCTTTGCTCCCATTCG AAATGGATGCTGCCACCGCGTTTATTAA
- the LOC141711592 gene encoding ammonium transporter 3 member 3-like: MATTVPIAYQNLTKSAPDWLNKGDNAWQMMAATVVGLQSVPGLVILYGSIVKKKWAVNSAFMALYAFAAVIICWVTWAYKMSFGEKLLPFWGKAGPALGQKFLTIQAELPATAHNFANGTEQTAMIEPFFPMASMVWYQCVFACITLILLAGSLLGRMNIKAWMMFVPLWLTFSYTVGAFSLWGGGFLFQWGVIDYTGGFVIHLSSGIAGLTAAYWVGPRSKADRERFPPNNILLMLAGAGLLWMGWAGFNGGGPYTANIDSSMAILNTNICAATSLLVWTWLDVIFFKKPSVIGAVQGMITGLVCITPGAGLVQGWAAIIMGICSGSIPWFTMMVVHKRWTLLQKIDDTLGVFHTHAVAGYLGGFLTGVFAEPALCRLFLPIPDSNGAIYGSPGGAQIGKQLVGGGFIIGWNIVVTSIICVVISFIMPLRMSEEHLAIGDDAVHGEEAYALWGDGEKYDSTKHGIHSLDEGEHFKPSIGVTQVM, encoded by the exons ATGGCTACCACGGTTCCTATTGCGTACCAAAACTTGACTAAATCGGCGCCTGACTGGCTAAACAAAGGAGACAACGCATGGCAAATGATGGCGGCTACTGTCGTGGGACTTCAGAGCGTCCCGGGACTTGTTATCTTGTATGGAAGCATTGTCAAGAAGAAATGGGCTGTCAACTCAGCTTTCATGGCTCTCTATGCATTTGCAGCAGTCATCATTTGCTGGGTGACATGGGCTTACAAGATGTCGTTTGGCGAAAAACTTTTGCCCTTTTGGGGAAAAGCCGGTCCAGCTTTAGGCCAAAAGTTCTTGACCATTCAAGCTGAGTTGCCCGCTACAGCACACAATTTCGCCAATGGAACGGAACAGACGGCTATGATTGAGCCGTTTTTCCCCATGGCGTCTATGGTTTGGTATCAGTGCGTGTTTGCATGTATTACTTTAATTTTATTGGCTGGTTCGTTGTTAGGGAGGATGAACATCAAGGCCTGGATGATGTTTGTGCCTCTCTGGTTGACGTTTTCGTATACAGTTGGAGCGTTCAGCTTGTGGGGCGGTGGATTTTTGTTCCAATGGGGTGTTATTGATTACACAGGTGGCTTTGTTATTCATCTTTCTTCTGGAATTGCTGGCTTAACTGCTGCTTATTGG GTCGGGCCTAGATCGAAGGCAGACAGGGAAAGGTTCCCACCTAACAACATATTGCTGATGTTGGCTGGAGCAGGACTATTGTGGATGGGATGGGCTGGTTTTAACGGTGGAGGGCCTTACACCGCCAACATAGACTCCTCAATGGCAATTCTCAACACAAACATTTGTGCAGCAACTAGTCTGCTTGTCTGGACCTGGCTGGATGTCATCTTCTTCAAGAAACCTTCCGTCATCGGGGCAGTTCAAGGCATGATCACCGGCCTCGTTTGCATTACTCCTGGTGCAG GTCTTGTGCAAGGATGGGCTGCCATTATAATGGGAATTTGTTCTGGAAGCATTCCATGGTTCACAATGATGGTGGTGCACAAAAGATGGACTCTACTGCAAAAAATCGACGACACGCTTGGTGTCTTCCACACTCATGCTGTAGCAGGCTACCTGGGCGGTTTCCTCACAGGGGTTTTCGCGGAGCCTGCACTCTGTAGATTGTTTCTGCCAATTCCAGACTCCAATGGAGCGATCTATGGCAGCCCGGGCGGTGCTCAAATTGGTAAACAGCTTGTTGGTGGTGGTTTTATCATCGGCTGGAACATTGTTGTCACGTCCATAATTTGCGTTGTTATAAGTTTTATAATGCCACTACGAATGTCTGAAGAACATTTGGCCATTGGAGATGATGCAGTGCACGGAGAAGAGGCGTATGCGTTGTGGGGAGATGGGGAGAAATATGATTCAACTAAACATGGGATTCATTCTTTGGATGAAGGAGAGCATTTCAAACCTTCCATTGGTGTGACTCAAGTTATGTGA
- the LOC141711593 gene encoding uncharacterized protein LOC141711593 encodes MGNKPAKPEAKKDEMLVKVMPPLDRTYVRWLARDLERIYGYTPKYPCAVKPPDHYIEYMRLQGWLDVDLNDPDLAHLFK; translated from the coding sequence ATGGGAAACAAGCCAGCTAAGCCAGAGGCAAAGAAGGACGAGATGCTGGTGAAGGTCATGCCTCCACTTGATCGTACATATGTTCGGTGGCTTGCTAGAGACCTTGAGCGAATCTATGGCTACACTCCCAAATATCCCTGTGCAGTGAAACCTCCGGATCATTATATCGAGTACATGCGTTTACAGGGATGGTTGGATGTGGACTTGAATGACCCTGACCTAGCCCATCTGTTTAAGTAA